Genomic segment of bacterium:
CTACAACGGCGAGATCTACAACTACCTGGAGCTGCGCCAGGAGCTCGGCCCGGATCGGTTCAAGACTCGCTCGGATACCGAGGTGATCCTCCACGCCTACCGCAAATGGGGCCCCGACTGCGTCAGCCGGTTTCGCGGCATGTTCGCCTTCGCCTTGTGGGACGAGGAGAATCAGCGGCTGTTCTGCGCCCGCGATCGGTTCGGCATCAAGCCCTTCTACTGGGCCCGGTCGCGAGATCTCTTCCTGTTGGCGTCCGAGATCAAGGCGATGCTGCCGTTCCTGGACGAGGTCGAGACAAATCTCGAAGGGCTGAAGGACTACCTGGCATTTCAGTTCTGCATCGCCGGCAAGACGCTCTTCGCCGGCGTCGAGGAGCTGTTGCCCGGTCACCTGATGACGATCAAGGGCGGTCACGTCGAGGTGCGGCGGTACTGGGAGGTCTACTACGACGTCGACTTCGATCGGCCGGCGGCGAGCTTCGAGCAGGCGCTCCTGGAGCTGCTCGAGGATTCGGTGGCGATGCATCTGCGCAGCGACGTGCCGGTCGGCGCCTACCTGAGCGGCGGGCTCGATTCCTCGACCGTGGCGTCGCTCGGCAGTCGCTCCGGCAGCCAGCTGATGGCGTTCACGGGCAAGTTCGGCGAGGGGCCCGAGTACGACGAGACGCCCTACGCCCGGGCCCTGGCCGAACACTGCGGCATCCGGCTCGAGGAGATCGAGATCACCTGCGCCGACTTCGTCGATCACATCGAACGGGTGATCTACCATCTCGACTTTCCCGTCGCCGGACCCGGGTCCTTCCCGCAGTACATGGTCTCCGGTCTGGCCGCGAAGCATCGCAAGGTGGTGCTCGGCGGGCAGGGGGGCGACGAGATCTTCGGCGGCTACACGCGCTATCTCGTCGCCTACTTCGAGCAGTGCATCAAGGCGGCGATCGACGGCACGATGGACAACGGCAATTTCATCGTCACCTATGA
This window contains:
- the asnB gene encoding asparagine synthase (glutamine-hydrolyzing): YNGEIYNYLELRQELGPDRFKTRSDTEVILHAYRKWGPDCVSRFRGMFAFALWDEENQRLFCARDRFGIKPFYWARSRDLFLLASEIKAMLPFLDEVETNLEGLKDYLAFQFCIAGKTLFAGVEELLPGHLMTIKGGHVEVRRYWEVYYDVDFDRPAASFEQALLELLEDSVAMHLRSDVPVGAYLSGGLDSSTVASLGSRSGSQLMAFTGKFGEGPEYDETPYARALAEHCGIRLEEIEITCADFVDHIERVIYHLDFPVAGPGSFPQYMVSGLAAKHRKVVLGGQGGDEIFGGYTRYLVAYFEQCIKAAIDGTMDNGNFIVTYESIIPNLTALATYKPLLRQFWSQGLFESMDRRYFQLINRSPALGDEIDWRALGEYSPFETFQTIFHGENVGKESYFDLMTHFDFKTLLPALLQVEDRVSMAHGLESRVPLLDHPLVELAATMPSDVKFKDGNMKHVFKQVAAPYLPEAIA